The Candidatus Hepatincola sp. Av genome contains the following window.
TGGCATACATATAATTTCCTTTTTCAAAATATTCTAAGGGTAAATTTAATATTTTAGTATAATAAGTACTATTATGATAATTTTTACCTAAATATTTAACATAAGTAGGAGTCATACAAGAAGGTGCTTCTAGGGGATATTTCAAAGCACCAATGTAATTATCATGAAGTTGTAGATTATAGAGTTCAGTTAAATCTTTTTTAATGAGTGTGTCACAATCTATATAAATCATTCTCTCTAATTGGGGAAATAGTGTGGGAATTAATAAACGAAATATCACAGCTTGAGGATAATAATTAAATTTATTAGGTAAATCAATAAATTGGTTGCTAATATCCTGAAAAGTAATAGTACAATCTTTGGTAACCATAGATTGTATTTTTTGTTGATAAAGTTTACTTATACCATTATGAATAATAAAAATATTAAGTTGAGTATAGGAATTTTTATTCTTAATGAGAGAAACAATAGAAATACCCATCATTTCTATATGAGGAGGATTATATTGATCAACAGTATAGCAAATATTAAGTTTGTTCATAAAAGCCTTACTAGTTTATTTATAATAGTAATAATTATAAATAAAAATAAAGTTTATGCTAGTAATAAATATATTTGGTAACAGAAGAGAAATGATAACAGTAAAAGTTAATTGATAAAAACATACCTTAATACCAACACTTACTGAAACTAATTATAAATTAAAAATATATAAAATATAAGAATAAAATTTATAATTATTAGCCTTACTAAGGCAAAATTACTAAGGTAAAAGCTACTAAAACTTATTGTGAAATAATATTTATAAGGTTTGTTTACTTAGAGTTTGTTAACAAAATTCCTTTTAAAATGGCGGATGAGAGAGGATTCGAACCTCCGATAAGTTATTCACCTATATACGATTTCCAATCGTACGCCTTCAACCACTCGGCCACCCATCCTAAGATTGTTATTTTGTTATAGATTTTTAGGCTAAACAAGATACTGCCTTGCTTTTAGAATGTTACTATAACATATTTATACCGAAATAAGCACAAATTATTTTATAGATTTAACGAAGAACTATTCTACTACTTTATGAGTATTTTGTTGCCCTGCTAAGCCTTGGTAAAAACCATTAGAAAATACAGAATCCATTGGCATTAAGCCTTGAACCTCTTTATATGCCTCATGGGGTAGAATTTTACTATCTAACACATCTTTAAATAAAGCAATAACTTTTGGCATAGCTAAATAATGGGGGGAAAGCCTAAAAATGTTAATACCCATTTGTTGAAGTTCAGGTAATTCTAATAATAAATTATTATAACTATAAGACATAGTTTGTGTTCCATTAACAGTTAAAAAATTAGTATCTACTAAAGTACTAATTACTTTACCGTTATAGTCTTTTTCACAAACATATTTGCAATCATCTTTTTTAGTACCATGAATTCTAGCATGGTAACATCTTGCCGCAATAGCTAAAGGCATTCTACCAAAAACAAATAATTCTTTTTCAATATCTATCTTAGCCATTACTTGTAGAGATTCTTTATCTATTTCATAAGGAAAGCAAACTCGTTTTGCCCCTTGTTTTTGAAGAGTAGTTAAGGTTAATTCATTGTATACATTAACAGTTGGACCTAATACATAGGGAGTATCACCAACAAGGTTTAGCATGCTAATATCATTCACTTCTAACATGGTATTGTACTTATTGGCTAGTTCTAAGAGTTTTTTACCAGTATTAATTTCTAAATCATTCAAAATTAAAGAAAAAGTAGAAAAAATAACTTTTTTGCCATTGTTAATTAATTCTTGTACTACATCTTCTAATGCTACAGCAAAGAAAGGGTAACGTTTAACACAGACTACTTCTCCTAAATATACTTCATCAACCTCTGTTTCATTAGCAATTTTAAAATAAAAGTTTTTCCAGTCATTAACTTTCCAGTTAAACAAACAAGGACCCAAAGTGAGTTTATACTTTTGTGTGTTTACAACCATTTTCTTACATATGCCCCAGTAGTAGTAGCATTACCTTCAGAAAGCCCGAGAATAGTATCAGTACTAGTTGAGGTGTTATTTAATGAAGCATCTATGTTTTCTCTAAAATATTTAACAATTTTTTCAACATAGGCTTTACCACGTTGCCGACCTTCAATTTTTAAAGCTACTACTCCAGCATCTATTAGATCTGGAAGCATATTTAAAATATTCAAGGAAGTTGGTTCTTCAAATAAATAAGAAGATGTTCCCTCAGCATTAAAACGCCCTTTACAAATAGTAGGATAACCAGGAGACTCTTCTTTATTAAATACATTAATAACGGAATCATTAAGTTTACTTACTAATTTATTGCCTTTTTCCTCGTATTTTACAAATTCTGCTGGCGAACAAACTCCATTCTTATTAGGAGATTTACCTGTAATATAAGAAGATAAAGAACATTTACCCTCTGCCATTACGCATAAGCCACCATAGGCAAAGACTTCAATTTCTACTTTTAATTTATTATAGATAGCTTTAATATCACGAATACTAAGCACTCTAGGTAATACAACTCTAGATACGCCATAATTCTTGGTAATATATTCAATAGCATCGCACGAGGAAGCCGTAGCCTGTACCGATAAATGCCTCCGAACAGTATGTTTATGGTGTTCATAGGTATATTGTAATAAACCAATATCTGCTAAAATCAGGGCATAGGCTCCGCATTCTACAGCATCATCTACAGCTTTAATCCATTCATGGACTCTACCTGCTTTAGGAAAAGTATTAATAGCTACTAATACCTTTACGTTATGTTCCTTCGCATAAGCTATAGACTCTCTTAATTCTTCCTTAGAAAAATTTAAACCAGGAAAATTCCTAGCATTAGTTTCGTTGTTAAAGCCACAATATACGCAATCAGCTCCAGCTGCAACCGCTACTTTTAAAGCTGAAGGAGTGCCAGCGGGGCAAATAAGTTCTAATTTTTTCATCATTATACCATTAAAATATTGGTAGTTTAGGTTTTATTGTAATCCGATTTCTTTCTAATGTCTTCTTTATTATATTTTTTTAGCATACTTTTTAAGCTATCTATTTCCTCATAAAGGGAATCAATGTTAGCACCTTGATTTTTTACAGTTTTGTTTACTTGCCCTGTAATGGCGTTACTAATAATATTTAGTTTGCTTTGCCAAGCATTATGAGTAGTTATTATATGTTGCCATACTTGCAATGAAAAGCTTGGAAATCTTGGAAAAATAAAAGCAAGATCTTGAATAATATTAATATCTTCGGAATCTACAGCATTTCTTAATTGCACGATAGCAGCTGTGTTACCTTCAATAACTAAATTACCCGAGAAAAAATCAGCATCACCATCTATTTTACCCTCAAAAATACTTAGTAAGTTTTCTAAAGAACCTTTAATAGTAGCACTAACTGGTATGTTTTCTTGCCGTTTAATCGCTTTTAATAAAGGCTTTTCTAAACTAGGTTGTAAATAAAATACAAAGGGTAAATCATAAGCATCTATAAGGTAATCAAAGTTTGTATTTTTTAACCTTTGAAAAAGAGCAGGGTGATTATTCCTCATAACTAGCATAGCTTTAGCTAATAAAGGTTGCCACACAGGTAAAGGAACTTTTTCTAAAGCTAAGCCTAATAATAAAATAACCGATAAATAATTCATTTGCTGCTTATGGTAATTCATTAATTACATCAGGTACAATCGCCGCCAATAATTCACTATAGTCGTGTTTTTTGTAGGGCTGTTTGATATCTCCTAACCATATAGCTACAGTGTAGCTTTCATTAAAAATAATAGCAACTTCAAAGTCAAATACTACAAAGAACCTTTTCCCTTCATTGTTATAAATTGGATTCAAATAAACATCTTTCAATAAAGTAAGATAATTATTTCTAATTGCCAATTGTTTTGGTTGGGCTAATAATGTTTCTTTGTTA
Protein-coding sequences here:
- a CDS encoding glycosyltransferase family 8 protein, which encodes MNKLNICYTVDQYNPPHIEMMGISIVSLIKNKNSYTQLNIFIIHNGISKLYQQKIQSMVTKDCTITFQDISNQFIDLPNKFNYYPQAVIFRLLIPTLFPQLERMIYIDCDTLIKKDLTELYNLQLHDNYIGALKYPLEAPSCMTPTYVKYLGKNYHNSTYYTKILNLPLEYFEKGNYMYANGGVLLFNIKKINDDHLDVVLIENIKKYQESLILPDEEISLKTFGVKIQNIHKKYNSIMHNIKKDDYKNAVIAHHAGSHKPIEYKNWYRLSYFGDYVKYMQSSPFARNKYFVTIWYLTSKIRWYIVFMEYFIKSKLKK
- a CDS encoding U32 family peptidase; translation: MVVNTQKYKLTLGPCLFNWKVNDWKNFYFKIANETEVDEVYLGEVVCVKRYPFFAVALEDVVQELINNGKKVIFSTFSLILNDLEINTGKKLLELANKYNTMLEVNDISMLNLVGDTPYVLGPTVNVYNELTLTTLQKQGAKRVCFPYEIDKESLQVMAKIDIEKELFVFGRMPLAIAARCYHARIHGTKKDDCKYVCEKDYNGKVISTLVDTNFLTVNGTQTMSYSYNNLLLELPELQQMGINIFRLSPHYLAMPKVIALFKDVLDSKILPHEAYKEVQGLMPMDSVFSNGFYQGLAGQQNTHKVVE
- the yhbU gene encoding putative protease YhbU — protein: MMKKLELICPAGTPSALKVAVAAGADCVYCGFNNETNARNFPGLNFSKEELRESIAYAKEHNVKVLVAINTFPKAGRVHEWIKAVDDAVECGAYALILADIGLLQYTYEHHKHTVRRHLSVQATASSCDAIEYITKNYGVSRVVLPRVLSIRDIKAIYNKLKVEIEVFAYGGLCVMAEGKCSLSSYITGKSPNKNGVCSPAEFVKYEEKGNKLVSKLNDSVINVFNKEESPGYPTICKGRFNAEGTSSYLFEEPTSLNILNMLPDLIDAGVVALKIEGRQRGKAYVEKIVKYFRENIDASLNNTSTSTDTILGLSEGNATTTGAYVRKWL
- a CDS encoding lipid carrier protein, whose product is MNYLSVILLLGLALEKVPLPVWQPLLAKAMLVMRNNHPALFQRLKNTNFDYLIDAYDLPFVFYLQPSLEKPLLKAIKRQENIPVSATIKGSLENLLSIFEGKIDGDADFFSGNLVIEGNTAAIVQLRNAVDSEDINIIQDLAFIFPRFPSFSLQVWQHIITTHNAWQSKLNIISNAITGQVNKTVKNQGANIDSLYEEIDSLKSMLKKYNKEDIRKKSDYNKT